GACGACGCCCTTGACGTGGTCGGCATCCATGGCATCGGCGGCACCTGGGGTGCGCTTGCCACCGGCCTGTTCGCCTGCGCGGCCATCAACAACAGCGACGGCCTCTTCTACGGCAATCCCGAGCAGGCCTGGATCCAGATCGTGTCCATTGTAGCTACATGGGGTTATTGCTACATTGTTTCCCGAATCATCCTCTATGTGGTTGACGCTGTAGTCGGCCTGCGGGTTACGCCTGAGGAAGAATTCACCGGTCTCGATTTGAGCGAGCACAACGAACGCGGCTACTCCTTGTAGTCAACGGGAAACAGCAAAGGAACGACCTATGAAAAAGCTTGAAATCATCATCCGGCCCAGCATGTTTGACAAGGTTAAGGACGCGCTTACCGACATGGGCATCCACGGCTTGAACTACGTTGAAATCAAGGGATTTGGTCGTCAGCGTGGGCACACCGAAGTGTATCGCGGCACCACCATGCAGGTAGATTGCCTGCCCAAGATCAAGGTGGAAGTAGTGCTGCACGACGACATGCTGGAAACTGTTCTGAATGCTGTGGTTTCCATCTCCCGCACGGGACAGGTTGGCGACGGGAAAATTTTCATCAGTGAAGTTTTGGACGCCATCCGCATCCGCACTGGTGAACGAGGCGACGAGGCTCTGTAGTCCGGGTATAAGCCTGTGTTAAGCAACAAAACGAGAAAGGAGACGAGGGTATGAGTTCCCCCCGTAAAAAGGCAATCTTCAAGGCAGTGAATACTGCTGCGGTTACTCCCAGCAGTGCTGATGAAGTAGGTCGTAGCGCGGAAGACATCTTTGGCCGTTATGTGTTTGGCATCTCTACCATGCGCAAGCGCCTTCCCAAGGATGTGTTCAAGAAGCTGGCCAAGACCATCCGCGACGGCGAACGTCTGAATCCTGAAATCGCCGATGTGGTCGCCAACGCCATGAAGGATTGGGCCATTGAGAACGGTGCCACGCACTACACCCACTGGTTCCATCCCATGACCGGCCTCACTGCCGAAAAGCATGACGCCTTTCT
The Desulfovibrio sp. DNA segment above includes these coding regions:
- a CDS encoding P-II family nitrogen regulator codes for the protein MKKLEIIIRPSMFDKVKDALTDMGIHGLNYVEIKGFGRQRGHTEVYRGTTMQVDCLPKIKVEVVLHDDMLETVLNAVVSISRTGQVGDGKIFISEVLDAIRIRTGERGDEAL